A window from Nocardioides mesophilus encodes these proteins:
- a CDS encoding helicase C-terminal domain-containing protein yields MSTAAPSAPRTLADQLRAWSDEQLTRLLTERPDLASPAPQDSAQLASRAGTRASVTRAVDQLTRLELVVLDAVVGAGGTSSPGLLREQVHAAGSAVDEALDRLRALALVWGTDDTLRVVSVVPEVLGTGVTGLGQPAATLLAGYGPARVAGLARDLGLTPSGDRHRDVAAVAERLADPALVEELVAELDPQARAILDHLEREGRDGSVESTDRALQRGAAGPPVDQLLARGLLVARDRRHVAVPREVAMGLRGGRTTREPVDDVPALATAPRDAALVDRAAAGAAFELVRHVELLLEHWGTQPPGALRTGGLGVRELKAAAELMHVGERVAALLVEVAHAAGLLATGATEDQDAAWLPTDAFDVWSAGSAADRWHRLAHAWLESPRLSGLVGSRRDGKPVNALVPDLERGWLPETRWSALAELAALPSGEVLAAGTGVSSLVARLAWLRPRRPRSRADAVGWALEEAAVLGVTGLDGLSVHGRALLGEDPAHRAPAALEPLLPDPVDHILLQADLTAVAPGPLERDLAHHLSLLADVESRGGATVYRFTARSVRRAFDSGWSVAEVHAFLTASSRTPVPQALSYLVDDVSRKFGTIRAGSAESFLRSDDEAALTELVHHAQASSLRLRRIAPTVLVSDVPIDVLLPRLRELGASPVVEAPDGTVRLARREVHRARPERLRPAGPDVAVRGHHDPRTAARAAARVAATVTAVRAGDRAARSRPAPAAAGAPGAVARSTPASTMAVLREAAEAGRSVWIGYVDNHGATVERVVEPRRVEAGQLTAYDHRSEELRSFAVHRITAAQVVPD; encoded by the coding sequence ATGTCCACCGCCGCGCCGAGCGCGCCCCGCACCCTCGCCGACCAGCTCCGTGCCTGGTCCGACGAGCAGCTGACGCGTCTGCTCACCGAGCGCCCGGACCTGGCCAGCCCGGCGCCGCAGGACTCCGCCCAGCTCGCCTCCCGCGCCGGCACCCGCGCCTCGGTGACCCGGGCCGTGGACCAGCTGACCCGGCTCGAGCTGGTGGTGCTGGACGCCGTCGTCGGCGCCGGCGGTACGTCGTCGCCCGGCCTGCTGCGCGAGCAGGTGCACGCCGCGGGGTCGGCGGTCGACGAGGCCCTGGACCGGCTCCGGGCGCTGGCGCTGGTGTGGGGCACCGACGACACGCTGCGGGTGGTGAGCGTGGTCCCGGAGGTGCTGGGGACCGGCGTCACCGGGCTCGGCCAGCCGGCCGCGACGCTGCTCGCCGGCTACGGCCCGGCGCGGGTCGCCGGCCTCGCCCGGGACCTGGGCCTCACCCCCAGCGGCGACCGGCACCGCGACGTCGCCGCGGTGGCGGAGCGGCTCGCCGACCCGGCGCTCGTCGAGGAGCTCGTGGCCGAGCTGGACCCGCAGGCGCGGGCCATCCTCGACCACCTCGAGCGGGAGGGCCGCGACGGCAGCGTCGAGTCCACCGACCGGGCGCTGCAGCGCGGCGCGGCGGGCCCTCCGGTCGACCAGCTCCTCGCCCGCGGCCTGCTGGTGGCCCGCGACCGCCGGCACGTCGCCGTCCCCCGGGAGGTCGCCATGGGCCTGCGCGGTGGCCGCACCACCCGCGAGCCGGTCGACGACGTCCCGGCGCTCGCGACGGCACCGCGGGACGCGGCCCTGGTCGACCGGGCCGCCGCCGGTGCGGCGTTCGAGCTGGTCCGCCACGTCGAGCTGCTGCTCGAGCACTGGGGCACCCAGCCGCCCGGCGCGCTGCGCACCGGCGGCCTCGGGGTCCGGGAGCTGAAGGCCGCCGCCGAGCTGATGCACGTCGGGGAGCGGGTCGCCGCGCTGCTGGTCGAGGTCGCGCACGCGGCGGGACTGCTGGCGACCGGCGCCACCGAGGACCAGGACGCCGCCTGGCTGCCCACGGACGCCTTCGACGTGTGGAGCGCCGGGTCCGCCGCGGACCGGTGGCACCGGTTGGCGCACGCCTGGCTGGAGAGCCCGCGGCTCAGCGGGCTGGTGGGCAGCCGGCGCGACGGCAAGCCGGTCAACGCGCTCGTCCCCGACCTCGAGCGCGGCTGGCTGCCCGAGACCCGCTGGAGCGCGCTCGCCGAGCTCGCCGCGCTGCCGTCCGGCGAGGTGCTGGCCGCGGGGACCGGCGTCTCGTCGCTGGTCGCCCGGCTGGCGTGGCTGCGCCCGCGGCGACCCCGCTCCCGCGCCGACGCGGTCGGCTGGGCGCTCGAGGAGGCAGCGGTGCTCGGGGTCACCGGGCTGGACGGCCTGTCGGTCCACGGCCGCGCCCTGCTCGGGGAGGACCCCGCCCACCGCGCCCCGGCGGCGCTGGAGCCGCTGCTGCCCGACCCGGTCGACCACATCCTGCTCCAGGCCGACCTCACCGCGGTCGCCCCCGGCCCGCTCGAGCGCGACCTGGCCCACCACCTCTCGCTGCTGGCCGACGTCGAGTCCCGCGGCGGTGCGACCGTCTACCGGTTCACCGCCCGTTCGGTACGCCGGGCGTTCGACTCCGGCTGGTCGGTGGCCGAGGTGCACGCGTTCCTCACCGCCTCGTCCCGGACCCCGGTCCCGCAGGCGCTCTCCTACCTGGTCGACGACGTGTCCCGGAAGTTCGGCACCATCCGGGCCGGCTCGGCCGAGTCGTTCCTGCGCAGCGACGACGAGGCGGCCCTGACCGAGCTGGTCCACCACGCCCAGGCGTCCTCGCTGCGGCTGCGGCGGATCGCCCCGACCGTCCTGGTCAGCGACGTCCCGATCGACGTGCTGCTGCCCCGGCTGCGCGAGCTGGGCGCCTCACCGGTCGTGGAGGCGCCCGACGGCACCGTCCGGCTGGCGCGGCGCGAGGTGCACCGGGCGCGGCCGGAACGGCTGCGGCCGGCCGGCCCGGACGTCGCGGTCCGCGGGCACCACGACCCGCGCACCGCCGCCCGGGCCGCGGCCCGGGTGGCGGCCACCGTGACCGCGGTGCGGGCCGGCGACCGGGCGGCACGGAGCCGGCCCGCGCCGGCCGCGGCGGGTGCGCCGGGTGCGGTCGCCCGCAGCACCCCGGCCTCCACGATGGCGGTGCTGCGCGAGGCCGCGGAGGCCGGCCGGTCGGTGTGGATCGGCTACGTCGACAACCACGGCGCGACCGTGGAACGGGTCGTGGAGCCGCGTCGGGTCGAGGCCGGCCAGCTGACCGCCTACGACCACCGCAGCGAGGAGCTGCGCAGCTTCGCCGTGCACCGCATCACTGCGGCGCAGGTCGTGCCGGACTGA
- a CDS encoding putative bifunctional diguanylate cyclase/phosphodiesterase produces the protein MTAPRWLRAVLVLGLLGYLHQLAGLPPHAPAWVRNGVLGSVVLVLPVACLLRSVRAREDRYWPRLLAGGASALALAHLLRVLAGLTGPDGPIGPALAGHVASLADVVGLLAFPLLLAGLLRLLQPHLHKIQLIIALDGATGALAGAAFAGWAVGPLVSHADLHAPQTAALVVSALGDAALVATALGAVGVVGAQLRRPFVLVALGVVVLAIADISRAYQVLLGGYAVGSWLDGLVAVGLVLVAAGATSPPGTPAAREVPGPGSLGVTTVASVVAVVVLAASPGWDVAPVPTVLALLTLAGCGGRFLLVLWEIRELAVIRQQALTDELTGIANRRALYQHLDEMFLPAREEDAAQTAPGRAGTAADRVEEPAGPRPFALALIDLDHFKEVNDTLGHQAGDELLRAVVGRFSAALEELQTPHLLARLGGDEFAVVLHEAGSRNAALIVGEALKESLREPVTLDDAVLHAQASVGLALAPKHGDNRGDLMFAADAAMYAAKTAGTSVALHSPATVGDRRQRLEIAEDLFQALERHELTVVYQPIRTPERGLVAAEALVRWDHPVRGRVAPGEFLEAAERYRLTHEIARRVLEVSLGDLARWRDRAVPVGLSVNVSASDLRDETIVNLVAAALLEHQLPPEVLTIEITESAMMSDPDRSRAVMRDLDDLGVNLSVDDYGTGYSSLQYLLELPIDEIKLSRTFVASLAHEERARAIVASTIDLTHALGLRMVAEGVENVQTLTALQELGCDLVQGFHVGRPVPAEEFARLLAPSTAGRHRLPAPGLSPARPAPQ, from the coding sequence GTGACGGCTCCGAGGTGGCTGCGTGCCGTTCTGGTGCTGGGCCTGCTCGGCTACCTGCACCAGCTGGCCGGCCTGCCGCCGCACGCGCCGGCGTGGGTGCGGAACGGGGTGCTCGGCTCGGTCGTGCTCGTCCTGCCGGTGGCCTGCCTGCTGCGCAGCGTCCGGGCCCGCGAGGACCGGTACTGGCCGCGGCTGCTCGCCGGCGGGGCGAGCGCGCTGGCGCTGGCGCACCTGCTGCGCGTGCTGGCCGGGCTGACCGGGCCGGACGGCCCGATCGGGCCGGCGCTGGCCGGCCACGTCGCCTCGCTCGCGGACGTCGTGGGGCTGCTGGCCTTCCCGCTGCTGCTCGCCGGGCTGCTGCGGCTGCTGCAGCCGCACCTGCACAAGATCCAGCTGATCATCGCGCTCGACGGTGCGACCGGGGCGCTGGCCGGCGCTGCGTTCGCCGGCTGGGCGGTGGGTCCGCTGGTCTCCCACGCGGACCTGCACGCCCCGCAGACCGCGGCGCTGGTGGTCTCCGCGCTCGGCGACGCGGCGCTCGTCGCGACGGCGCTGGGAGCGGTCGGCGTGGTCGGCGCGCAGCTGCGACGCCCGTTCGTGCTGGTCGCGCTCGGCGTGGTGGTGCTGGCGATCGCCGACATCAGCCGCGCCTACCAGGTGCTGCTCGGCGGCTACGCCGTCGGCTCGTGGCTCGACGGCCTGGTCGCGGTGGGGCTGGTGCTCGTCGCCGCCGGGGCCACGTCCCCACCGGGTACGCCGGCCGCGCGGGAGGTGCCGGGCCCCGGCTCGCTGGGGGTCACCACCGTCGCCTCCGTCGTCGCGGTCGTGGTGCTCGCCGCCTCGCCCGGCTGGGACGTCGCCCCGGTCCCGACGGTGCTGGCGCTGCTCACCCTCGCCGGCTGCGGTGGCCGGTTCCTGCTGGTGCTCTGGGAGATCCGCGAGCTGGCCGTGATCCGGCAGCAGGCCCTGACCGACGAGCTGACCGGGATCGCCAACCGGCGGGCGCTCTACCAGCACCTCGACGAGATGTTCCTCCCCGCCCGCGAGGAGGACGCTGCCCAGACCGCACCGGGCAGGGCGGGGACGGCCGCCGACCGGGTCGAGGAGCCGGCCGGCCCCCGGCCGTTCGCGCTCGCGCTGATCGACCTGGACCACTTCAAGGAGGTCAACGACACCTTGGGCCACCAGGCCGGCGACGAGCTGCTGCGGGCGGTGGTGGGGCGGTTCAGCGCGGCGCTGGAGGAGCTCCAGACCCCGCACCTGCTGGCCCGGCTGGGCGGCGACGAGTTCGCGGTCGTGCTGCACGAGGCGGGCTCCCGCAACGCCGCCCTGATCGTCGGGGAGGCGCTCAAGGAGTCGCTGCGCGAGCCGGTGACCCTCGACGACGCGGTCCTGCACGCGCAGGCCAGCGTCGGCCTGGCGCTGGCCCCCAAGCACGGCGACAACCGCGGCGACCTGATGTTCGCGGCCGATGCGGCGATGTACGCCGCCAAGACCGCCGGCACCTCGGTCGCGCTGCACTCGCCGGCCACCGTCGGCGACCGCCGGCAGCGGCTGGAGATCGCCGAGGACCTGTTCCAGGCGCTCGAGCGCCACGAGCTCACCGTCGTCTACCAGCCCATCCGTACGCCGGAGCGCGGCCTGGTCGCGGCGGAGGCGCTGGTGCGCTGGGACCACCCGGTCCGGGGCCGGGTCGCGCCGGGGGAGTTCCTCGAGGCCGCGGAGCGCTACCGGCTCACCCACGAGATCGCCCGCCGGGTGCTCGAGGTCTCGCTCGGCGACCTGGCGCGGTGGCGGGACCGCGCCGTCCCGGTGGGGCTGTCGGTGAACGTGTCCGCCTCGGACCTGCGCGACGAGACGATCGTGAACCTGGTGGCGGCCGCCCTGCTCGAGCACCAGCTCCCGCCGGAGGTGCTCACCATCGAGATCACCGAGAGCGCGATGATGAGCGACCCGGACCGGTCGCGTGCGGTGATGCGGGACCTCGACGACCTCGGGGTGAACCTCTCGGTCGACGACTACGGCACCGGCTACAGCAGCCTGCAGTACCTCCTGGAGCTGCCGATCGACGAGATCAAGCTCAGCCGGACCTTCGTCGCCAGCCTGGCCCACGAGGAGCGGGCGCGGGCGATCGTCGCCTCCACCATCGACCTCACCCACGCGCTGGGCCTGCGGATGGTCGCCGAGGGCGTCGAGAACGTGCAGACGCTGACCGCGCTGCAGGAGCTGGGTTGCGACCTGGTGCAGGGCTTCCACGTCGGCCGGCCGGTGCCGGCGGAGGAGTTCGCGCGGCTGCTCGCCCCCTCGACCGCGGGCCGGCACCGGCTGCCGGCGCCCGGGCTCAGTCCGGCACGACCTGCGCCGCAGTGA
- a CDS encoding CGNR zinc finger domain-containing protein: MDFVRYAERSAGLVNADLEDVDAVVEILGHQRAWLHGQVVDRDATALRRFQRELRPVFEASNTGDEHRVVELLNELLAKHPVTPYIAGHGARDGEEADWHMHVADRQSSVAELLVAESLMGLSTLVCDLGATRLGVCDATPCDHVFVDTSPNQSRRYCSDRCSSRANVAAYRARQKAAAQ, translated from the coding sequence ATGGACTTTGTTCGTTACGCCGAGCGTTCGGCCGGCCTGGTCAACGCCGACCTCGAGGACGTCGACGCCGTCGTCGAGATCCTCGGCCACCAGCGGGCCTGGCTGCACGGGCAGGTCGTCGACCGGGACGCCACCGCGCTGCGGCGCTTCCAGCGCGAGCTGCGACCGGTCTTCGAGGCCTCCAACACCGGCGACGAGCACCGGGTCGTCGAGCTCCTCAACGAGCTGCTGGCCAAGCACCCGGTCACGCCGTACATCGCCGGGCACGGCGCGCGCGACGGGGAGGAAGCCGACTGGCACATGCACGTGGCCGACCGGCAGTCCTCGGTCGCCGAGCTGCTGGTCGCGGAGTCGCTGATGGGTCTGTCCACCCTGGTCTGCGACCTCGGCGCCACCCGCCTCGGGGTCTGCGACGCGACCCCGTGCGACCACGTCTTCGTCGACACCTCCCCCAACCAGTCCCGCCGCTACTGCTCCGACCGGTGCTCCTCGCGGGCCAACGTCGCGGCGTACCGGGCGCGGCAGAAGGCAGCAGCCCAGTGA
- a CDS encoding DNA repair helicase XPB, which translates to MSALDGPLIVQSDKTLLLEIDHERAQDCRKAIAPFAELERSPEHVHTYRLTPLGLWNARAAGHDAEQVVDTLLAFSRYAVPHALLVDIAETMARYGRLRLEKHPTHGLVLTSTDRPVLEEVLRAKKVAPMIGTRLDEATVLVHPSERGNLKQALLKLGWPAEDYAGYVDGEAHAIDLAEDGWTLRSYQREAVESFWHGGSGVVVLPCGAGKTIVGAAAMAQAQATTLILVTNTVSARQWKEELIRRTSLTEDEIGEYSGTRKEIRPVTIATYQVMTTRRKGVYAHLELFDAKDWGLVVYDEVHLLPAPIFRMTADLQARRRIGLTATLIREDGREGDVFSLIGPKRYDAPWKDIEAQGYIAPADCVEVRVTLPEGERFVYATAEPDERYRLAACTGVKTKLVEELVEKHRGEPTLVIGQYIDQLDEMGERLDAPVIKGETPVKERERLFNAFRHGEIDLLVVSKVANFSVDLPSAAVAIQVSGSFGSRQEEAQRLGRLLRPKQAQPDGSRTTARFYTIVARDTVDADFAQHRQRFLAEQGYAYRILDADDVASA; encoded by the coding sequence GTGAGCGCCCTCGACGGCCCGCTGATCGTCCAGTCCGACAAGACCCTCCTCCTCGAGATCGACCACGAGCGAGCGCAGGACTGCCGCAAGGCGATCGCCCCGTTCGCCGAGCTCGAGCGCTCCCCCGAGCACGTGCACACCTACCGGCTCACCCCGTTGGGCCTGTGGAACGCGCGCGCGGCCGGCCACGACGCGGAGCAGGTGGTCGACACGCTGCTGGCCTTCAGCCGGTACGCCGTGCCGCACGCCCTGCTCGTGGACATCGCCGAGACGATGGCGCGCTACGGGCGGCTGCGGCTCGAGAAGCACCCCACCCACGGGCTGGTGCTCACCAGCACCGACCGGCCGGTGCTCGAGGAGGTGCTGCGGGCCAAGAAGGTCGCCCCGATGATCGGCACCCGGCTCGACGAGGCCACGGTGCTCGTGCATCCCTCCGAGCGCGGCAACCTCAAGCAGGCGCTGCTCAAGCTCGGCTGGCCGGCGGAGGACTACGCCGGCTACGTCGACGGCGAGGCGCACGCGATCGACCTCGCCGAGGACGGCTGGACGCTGCGCTCCTACCAGCGCGAGGCCGTCGAGTCGTTCTGGCACGGTGGCTCCGGGGTCGTCGTGCTCCCCTGCGGCGCTGGCAAGACGATCGTCGGCGCGGCCGCCATGGCCCAGGCGCAGGCGACCACGCTGATCCTGGTGACCAACACCGTCTCCGCGCGGCAGTGGAAGGAGGAGCTGATCCGGCGCACCTCGCTGACCGAGGACGAGATCGGCGAGTACTCCGGGACCCGCAAGGAGATCCGCCCGGTCACGATCGCGACGTACCAGGTGATGACGACCCGCCGGAAGGGCGTCTACGCCCACCTCGAGCTGTTCGACGCCAAGGACTGGGGGCTCGTGGTCTACGACGAGGTGCACCTGCTGCCGGCGCCGATCTTCCGGATGACCGCGGACCTGCAGGCCCGTCGGCGGATCGGCCTGACCGCGACCCTGATCCGCGAGGACGGCCGGGAGGGCGACGTGTTCAGCCTGATCGGCCCGAAGCGGTACGACGCGCCCTGGAAGGACATCGAGGCGCAGGGCTACATCGCCCCGGCCGACTGCGTCGAGGTGCGGGTCACCCTGCCCGAGGGCGAGCGGTTCGTCTACGCCACCGCCGAGCCAGACGAGCGGTACCGGCTCGCCGCGTGCACCGGCGTCAAGACCAAGCTGGTCGAGGAGCTCGTCGAGAAGCACCGCGGCGAGCCGACCCTGGTGATCGGGCAGTACATCGACCAGCTCGACGAGATGGGCGAACGGCTCGACGCGCCGGTGATCAAGGGCGAGACCCCGGTCAAGGAGCGGGAGCGGCTCTTCAACGCCTTCCGGCACGGCGAGATCGACCTGCTGGTGGTCTCGAAGGTCGCGAACTTCTCCGTCGACCTGCCGTCCGCGGCGGTCGCGATCCAGGTGTCGGGCTCCTTCGGCTCACGCCAGGAGGAGGCCCAGCGTCTCGGCCGGCTGCTGCGACCCAAGCAGGCCCAGCCCGACGGCTCGCGCACCACCGCGCGGTTCTACACGATCGTCGCGCGCGACACCGTCGACGCCGACTTCGCCCAGCACCGGCAGCGCTTCCTCGCCGAGCAGGGGTACGCGTACCGGATCCTCGACGCGGACGACGTCGCCTCGGCCTGA
- a CDS encoding mechanosensitive ion channel family protein produces the protein MVVYTWSTFFRTLGLALAGALVAVALVHVVVLLLARRWAWAQRLLRAARLPFRSFLLAVALGSVAFSVRPEQITAAPWEWVQLGCRLLMIGSGAWLLAAVLLFVEDLGLARYRTDLRDNRTARRVKTQVSIIRRLTIAAVVVVAIGAALLSFPGVEALGASVLASAGVISVVAAVAAQSTLSNLFAGLQVAFSDAIRLDDVVIVEDEWGWIEEITLSYVVVRLWDDRRMVLPTTYFTSTPFQNWTRHNSELLGAVEVDVDWRVDVPAMRRELDRILAGTELWDQRAKVLQVTDAVGGIIRVRALMTAVDAGTLFDLRCLVREELVTWLQTRDMDGLPRQRMELVEHDPSGPRAPRVQERESERPGVFSGDAAGDARAARFRRAEQERRADQRATDPGVDEETEAAAEAAAGGRAADELADDPV, from the coding sequence ATGGTCGTCTACACCTGGAGCACCTTCTTCCGCACGCTCGGCCTGGCCCTGGCCGGCGCGCTCGTCGCCGTGGCGCTGGTCCACGTGGTGGTGCTGCTGCTCGCGCGCCGGTGGGCCTGGGCGCAGCGGCTGCTCCGGGCGGCGCGGCTGCCGTTCCGGTCGTTCCTGCTCGCGGTCGCACTGGGCAGCGTGGCGTTCAGCGTGCGGCCCGAGCAGATCACGGCGGCACCGTGGGAGTGGGTCCAGCTCGGTTGCCGGCTGCTGATGATCGGCTCCGGGGCCTGGCTGCTGGCCGCGGTGCTGCTCTTCGTCGAGGACCTCGGCCTGGCCCGCTACCGCACCGACCTGCGCGACAACCGCACCGCGCGCCGGGTGAAGACCCAGGTCTCGATCATCCGGCGGCTCACGATCGCGGCGGTGGTCGTGGTGGCGATCGGCGCCGCGCTGCTCAGCTTCCCCGGGGTCGAGGCGCTCGGCGCCAGCGTCCTCGCCTCCGCCGGGGTGATCAGCGTCGTGGCCGCGGTCGCGGCGCAGTCCACGTTGAGCAACCTGTTCGCCGGGCTGCAGGTGGCGTTCAGCGACGCGATCCGGCTCGACGACGTGGTGATCGTCGAGGACGAGTGGGGATGGATCGAGGAGATCACGCTCAGCTACGTCGTGGTCCGGCTCTGGGACGACCGGCGGATGGTGCTGCCGACGACGTACTTCACCTCCACCCCGTTCCAGAACTGGACGCGTCACAACTCCGAGCTGCTCGGCGCCGTCGAGGTCGACGTGGACTGGCGCGTCGACGTCCCCGCGATGCGCCGGGAGCTGGACCGGATCCTGGCCGGCACCGAGCTGTGGGACCAGCGGGCCAAGGTGCTGCAGGTGACCGACGCGGTCGGCGGCATCATCCGGGTGCGCGCGCTGATGACCGCGGTCGACGCGGGCACGCTTTTCGACCTGCGCTGCCTGGTGCGCGAGGAGCTGGTGACCTGGCTGCAGACCCGGGACATGGACGGCCTGCCCCGCCAGCGCATGGAGCTGGTCGAGCACGACCCCTCCGGCCCGCGCGCCCCGCGCGTGCAGGAACGCGAGAGCGAGCGGCCCGGGGTGTTCTCGGGCGACGCGGCCGGCGACGCCCGGGCCGCCCGGTTCCGCAGGGCCGAGCAGGAGAGGCGCGCCGACCAGCGCGCCACCGACCCCGGGGTCGACGAGGAGACCGAGGCGGCGGCCGAGGCAGCCGCCGGCGGCCGGGCCGCCGACGAGCTGGCGGACGACCCGGTCTGA
- a CDS encoding helix-turn-helix domain-containing protein — protein sequence MTLVELADRVGVTVVNLSVLKNGRARAVRFSTLTRICQVLGCQPGDLLSVRPGG from the coding sequence ATGACGCTCGTCGAGCTCGCCGACCGGGTCGGGGTGACCGTGGTCAACCTCTCGGTGCTCAAGAACGGCCGCGCCCGGGCGGTCCGGTTCAGCACGCTGACCCGGATCTGCCAGGTCCTGGGGTGCCAGCCCGGCGACCTGCTCTCGGTGCGCCCGGGCGGCTGA
- a CDS encoding DUF2975 domain-containing protein, with translation MTDLRADRALAQIDRLTWTLGAFVVALLLILVPLSVFGSGSLLGFGEPEVCATTRPGVVAFGGNDAPGEEVLGLREDARWSTATLHVCDTAPGLGTRLGGALGGAAELVLFLGSLFLTRRVIRRARRDGLFSSAVAGAVRVLGLFLVVGAPVSALLGALSTQLVLASAVRGMTWHDNLLAGDLPWTALIAGVGILSVARVLAFAHDLQDDVDGTV, from the coding sequence ATGACCGACCTCAGGGCCGACCGCGCCCTCGCCCAGATCGACCGGTTGACGTGGACGCTCGGTGCCTTCGTGGTCGCACTGCTGCTGATCCTGGTGCCGCTCTCCGTCTTCGGCTCGGGCAGCCTGCTCGGTTTCGGCGAGCCGGAGGTGTGTGCGACGACCCGTCCGGGCGTGGTCGCCTTCGGGGGCAACGATGCGCCGGGGGAGGAGGTGCTCGGGCTGCGCGAGGACGCGCGCTGGTCCACCGCCACCCTGCACGTCTGCGACACCGCGCCAGGCCTCGGCACGCGGCTCGGCGGTGCGCTGGGCGGTGCCGCGGAGCTGGTGCTGTTCCTCGGCTCGCTGTTCCTGACCCGGCGGGTGATCCGTCGCGCCCGCCGCGACGGGCTGTTCTCCTCCGCCGTGGCCGGCGCGGTCCGGGTGCTGGGCCTGTTCCTGGTCGTGGGGGCCCCGGTGTCGGCGCTGCTGGGCGCGTTGTCGACCCAGCTGGTGCTGGCGTCCGCCGTACGCGGGATGACCTGGCACGACAACCTGCTCGCGGGGGACCTGCCGTGGACGGCGCTGATCGCCGGCGTGGGGATCCTCAGCGTGGCCCGGGTGCTGGCCTTCGCCCACGACCTCCAGGACGACGTCGACGGGACGGTCTGA
- a CDS encoding aminotransferase class V-fold PLP-dependent enzyme has product MRDAFDLDPAVTHLNHGSFGAVPRVVAEEQRRWRDRAEANPMRFHRVEIGAHKARARSVAADFLDVGADEVALLSNVTQAIATVLSGLAWQRRLGADDVVVVDQQGYESVRRSVEHWCERTGASYVVVPSPVAATPTATLAAFRERFAEVQRRGDRVRLVVIDHISSPTGAVRPVAEVCAAAHEVGALTFVDAAHVPGQLGAPPAGTGADFWAGTWHKWGFAPRGSSALWVAEAERDAVLPLTTSWNHGAPYPLPFDTHGTDDYSAWFALAAAVDFWRETGGLDRAVAARDLLDAGAAAVRSVLPSVEAAGPLEQGPFLRLVPLPDGVADTTESAALLYEALSGRGVEAQVVAYDGRGWIRLSAAPYNEVADYEHLAEVLPSVLGD; this is encoded by the coding sequence ATGCGTGACGCCTTCGACCTCGACCCCGCCGTGACCCACCTCAACCACGGCTCGTTCGGCGCGGTCCCGCGCGTGGTCGCCGAGGAGCAGCGGCGCTGGCGTGACCGCGCCGAGGCGAACCCGATGCGGTTCCACCGCGTCGAGATCGGCGCCCACAAGGCCCGCGCCCGCTCGGTCGCCGCGGACTTCCTCGACGTCGGCGCCGACGAGGTGGCGCTGCTGAGCAACGTCACCCAGGCGATCGCGACGGTGCTGTCCGGGCTGGCCTGGCAGCGCCGGCTGGGAGCGGACGACGTGGTCGTGGTCGACCAGCAGGGCTACGAGTCGGTACGCCGCTCGGTCGAGCACTGGTGCGAACGGACCGGTGCGTCGTACGTCGTCGTGCCCTCTCCGGTCGCCGCGACCCCGACCGCGACGCTCGCGGCGTTCCGCGAGCGGTTCGCCGAGGTGCAGCGCCGCGGCGATCGGGTCCGGCTGGTGGTGATCGACCACATCAGCTCGCCGACCGGCGCGGTGCGGCCGGTGGCCGAGGTCTGCGCGGCGGCCCACGAGGTGGGGGCGCTGACGTTCGTCGACGCCGCGCACGTGCCCGGCCAGCTGGGCGCGCCGCCGGCCGGGACCGGCGCCGACTTCTGGGCCGGAACGTGGCACAAGTGGGGGTTCGCGCCGCGGGGCAGCAGCGCGCTCTGGGTCGCCGAGGCCGAGCGGGACGCGGTGCTGCCGCTGACCACGAGCTGGAACCACGGCGCGCCGTACCCGCTGCCGTTCGACACCCACGGCACCGACGACTACAGCGCCTGGTTCGCGCTGGCGGCGGCGGTCGACTTCTGGCGCGAGACCGGCGGCCTGGACCGGGCGGTGGCCGCCCGCGACCTGCTCGACGCGGGCGCCGCGGCCGTGCGCTCGGTGCTGCCGTCGGTCGAGGCCGCCGGGCCGCTGGAGCAGGGGCCGTTCCTGCGGCTGGTCCCGCTGCCGGACGGGGTCGCGGACACCACCGAGTCGGCGGCACTGCTCTACGAGGCGCTCAGCGGCCGCGGCGTCGAGGCGCAGGTCGTCGCCTACGACGGTCGTGGCTGGATCCGGCTATCGGCGGCGCCGTACAACGAGGTCGCCGACTACGAGCACCTGGCCGAGGTGCTGCCGTCCGTGCTGGGCGACTGA